In one Nocardioides sp. NBC_00368 genomic region, the following are encoded:
- a CDS encoding prenyltransferase/squalene oxidase repeat-containing protein, translating into MKKTVLGGIAAALALTSLAGCGEKAVEEGEKPTYDAKVSTSVADWLVAQAPKGVARNAQYGTDDFGLSADIGIALAEVGGYDEEIATIAAAVMTNKKAYTSPGFGTVTSAGATAKALVLQQNIDASDPGLLKQLEGTVAENGRIADELDPKNKEAADYSNTIGQSYAVWALSNAESKEATAAAEFLAGQQCEEGWFRVTFTADPAAADQTCDGDPKAAPDADATAFALIALSSVASPEAEKAVEAGVEWLKETQAEDGSFKAATGNVANSNTTGLAGWAFGRAGETDAAEKAATWVSEHVVTCGDDVGAVAYDDAALTEGNTKGLAKESEGMYRLAAAQALPSLVFLPKDATTKSAC; encoded by the coding sequence ATGAAGAAGACCGTCCTCGGTGGCATCGCCGCCGCCCTCGCCCTCACCTCGCTCGCCGGCTGCGGCGAGAAGGCCGTCGAGGAGGGGGAGAAGCCCACCTACGACGCGAAGGTGTCGACCTCCGTGGCCGACTGGCTCGTCGCCCAGGCGCCGAAGGGTGTGGCCCGCAACGCGCAGTACGGCACCGACGACTTCGGGCTCAGCGCCGACATCGGGATCGCGCTGGCCGAGGTCGGTGGCTACGACGAGGAGATCGCCACGATCGCCGCGGCCGTGATGACGAACAAGAAGGCCTACACCTCGCCCGGGTTCGGCACCGTGACCTCGGCCGGGGCCACCGCGAAGGCGCTCGTCCTCCAGCAGAACATCGATGCCTCCGACCCCGGTCTGCTGAAGCAGCTCGAGGGCACCGTCGCCGAGAACGGCCGCATCGCCGACGAGCTCGACCCCAAGAACAAGGAGGCGGCCGACTACTCCAACACCATCGGGCAGTCGTACGCGGTCTGGGCGCTGAGCAACGCGGAGAGCAAGGAGGCCACGGCCGCCGCGGAGTTCCTGGCCGGGCAGCAGTGCGAGGAGGGCTGGTTCCGGGTCACCTTCACGGCTGACCCCGCGGCCGCCGACCAGACCTGCGACGGTGACCCGAAGGCGGCTCCGGACGCCGACGCCACCGCGTTCGCGCTGATCGCGCTGTCCTCGGTCGCCTCTCCCGAGGCCGAGAAGGCCGTCGAGGCGGGCGTCGAGTGGCTGAAGGAGACCCAGGCCGAGGACGGTTCGTTCAAGGCGGCGACCGGCAACGTCGCCAACTCCAACACCACCGGCCTGGCCGGGTGGGCGTTCGGCCGCGCCGGTGAGACCGATGCTGCCGAGAAGGCCGCGACCTGGGTCTCCGAGCACGTCGTGACCTGCGGTGACGACGTCGGCGCGGTGGCCTACGACGACGCCGCCCTGACCGAGGGCAACACCAAGGGGCTGGCCAAGGAGTCCGAGGGGATGTACCGCCTCGCGGCCGCGCAGGCGCTGCCGTCCCTCGTCTTCCTGCCCAAGGACGCGACCACGAAGAGCGCGTGCTGA
- a CDS encoding glycoside hydrolase family 19 protein, translating into MRHRILGLVATLISATLLSLCPATTAVAAPARASVTYADLVAMFGDKVGNKKTVETGLPTLNRAMSDARITTPYRQAAYLTTLANESSFHHDAKGPHDKRKYAGRGYIQLTGEANYTDAGAYFGIDLRRRPELARSLDHSAPISRWYWTVARDINPLADALEMGKVNAAIGYPPNKEEDAERCRDFKAALRHLNGSVPKGIKCARPKPKKAEDQDRTADAS; encoded by the coding sequence ATGCGCCACAGGATTCTCGGCCTTGTCGCAACCTTGATCTCGGCCACCCTTCTCTCCCTCTGCCCGGCCACGACGGCAGTCGCGGCCCCGGCTCGGGCCTCGGTCACGTACGCCGATCTGGTTGCCATGTTCGGCGACAAGGTCGGGAACAAGAAGACCGTCGAGACCGGGCTGCCGACCCTCAACCGCGCCATGTCCGACGCCCGGATCACGACCCCCTACCGGCAGGCGGCCTACCTCACCACGCTCGCCAACGAGAGCTCCTTCCACCACGACGCCAAGGGCCCCCACGACAAGCGGAAGTACGCCGGCCGCGGCTACATCCAGCTGACCGGCGAGGCCAACTACACCGACGCCGGCGCCTACTTCGGGATCGACCTGCGTCGTCGCCCCGAGCTGGCCCGCTCGCTGGACCACAGCGCGCCGATCTCGCGGTGGTACTGGACCGTCGCCCGCGACATCAACCCGCTCGCCGACGCCCTCGAGATGGGCAAGGTCAACGCGGCGATCGGCTATCCCCCCAACAAGGAGGAGGACGCCGAGCGCTGCCGCGACTTCAAGGCCGCGCTGAGGCACCTCAACGGGTCGGTGCCCAAGGGGATCAAGTGCGCCCGCCCGAAGCCGAAGAAGGCAGAGGACCAGGACCGCACCGCGGACGCGTCCTAG
- a CDS encoding NYN domain-containing protein: MTEPFRIALLIDADNAPAAKIDAILNDLAEYGEVTIRRAYGNWTKPELKGWIEELHDAAIRPMQQFDLTAHKNASDMALAIDAVELLHAAIPDAFALVSSDSDFTPLVHYLREKGRAVYGYGREKTPAPFKSACTRFTVVEKLGGSEEETDADSEAGATPARKPSSSATTGQVLKRNARLIQLLRNSIAAAADDDGWALVGTVVSRIRNQSSEDPRNYGYATWTKLIKAIDLFELKDEGTSAIAVSDKRNSKK, translated from the coding sequence GTGACCGAGCCCTTCCGCATCGCCCTGCTCATCGACGCCGACAACGCCCCCGCGGCCAAGATCGACGCGATCCTGAACGACCTGGCCGAGTACGGCGAGGTGACCATCCGGCGGGCCTACGGGAACTGGACCAAGCCCGAGCTCAAGGGCTGGATCGAGGAGCTGCACGATGCGGCCATCCGGCCGATGCAGCAGTTCGACCTGACCGCCCACAAGAACGCCTCCGACATGGCGCTCGCCATCGACGCCGTGGAGCTGCTGCACGCGGCGATCCCGGACGCGTTTGCACTGGTCTCCTCCGACTCCGATTTCACCCCGCTGGTGCACTACCTGCGCGAGAAGGGCCGCGCGGTCTACGGCTACGGCCGGGAGAAGACCCCGGCGCCGTTCAAGAGCGCCTGCACCCGGTTCACCGTGGTCGAGAAGCTCGGCGGCTCCGAGGAGGAGACCGACGCCGACTCCGAGGCCGGTGCCACGCCCGCCCGCAAGCCGTCCTCCTCGGCGACCACGGGACAGGTGCTGAAGCGCAACGCCCGGCTGATCCAGCTGCTGCGCAACTCCATCGCCGCGGCCGCCGACGACGACGGCTGGGCCCTGGTCGGCACGGTCGTCTCCCGCATCCGCAACCAGTCCTCCGAGGACCCGCGCAACTACGGGTACGCCACCTGGACCAAGCTCATCAAGGCGATCGACCTCTTCGAGCTCAAGGACGAGGGCACCTCGGCGATCGCGGTCAGCGACAAGCGCAACAGCAAGAAGTGA
- the gatB gene encoding Asp-tRNA(Asn)/Glu-tRNA(Gln) amidotransferase subunit GatB — MSETLVAFDEVLERYDPAMGLEVHVELNTNTKMFCGCPATFGGEPNSQVCPTCLGLPGSMPVVNAKAVESAIRIGLALNGSIAEWCRFARKNYFYPDMPKNFQTSQYDEPIVYDGYLDVEVEGETFRVEIERAHMEEDTGKTTHIGGSTGRIHGADYSLVDYNRAGIPLIEIVTRPILGTGAKAPLVAKAYVAALREILLGLGVSDVRMDQGSMRCDVNLSLSPKGSDKLGTRTETKNVNSLRSVERAVRFEMSRHAGILDAGEAIFQETRHFHEDTGTTSAGRPKSDADDYRYFPEPDLVPVAPSREWVEELRGTLPEPPAEKRARLQAEWGYSDLEMRDVWAAGAMTLIEATVAEGASAQAARKWWMAELSRAANDRGVELAEVGVTPAQVAEVQKLVDGGSLTDKLARQVFEGLLAGEGTVSEIIDARGLAVVSDDGALGAAVDEAIDAQPAVAEKIRGGNQAAAGALIGAVMKATGGKADAKRVRELILEKLS, encoded by the coding sequence ATGAGCGAGACTCTTGTCGCGTTCGACGAGGTGCTGGAGCGCTACGACCCGGCGATGGGCCTGGAGGTCCACGTCGAGCTCAACACCAACACCAAGATGTTCTGCGGATGCCCGGCGACCTTCGGCGGCGAGCCCAACTCCCAGGTGTGCCCGACCTGCCTCGGCCTGCCCGGCTCGATGCCGGTCGTGAACGCCAAGGCGGTGGAGAGCGCGATCCGGATCGGGCTCGCGCTCAACGGCTCGATCGCGGAATGGTGCCGGTTCGCCCGGAAGAACTACTTCTACCCGGACATGCCGAAGAACTTCCAGACCTCGCAGTACGACGAGCCGATCGTCTACGACGGCTACCTCGACGTCGAGGTCGAGGGGGAGACCTTCCGCGTCGAGATCGAGCGCGCCCACATGGAGGAGGACACCGGCAAGACCACCCACATCGGTGGCTCGACCGGCCGTATCCACGGCGCCGACTACTCGCTGGTCGACTACAACCGCGCCGGCATCCCCCTGATCGAGATCGTCACCCGCCCGATCCTCGGCACCGGTGCCAAGGCGCCGCTGGTGGCCAAGGCCTACGTCGCGGCGCTGCGCGAGATCCTGCTGGGGCTGGGCGTCTCCGACGTACGCATGGACCAGGGCTCGATGCGCTGCGACGTCAACCTGTCGCTGTCCCCGAAGGGTTCGGACAAGCTGGGCACCCGCACGGAGACGAAGAACGTGAACTCGCTGCGCTCGGTCGAGCGGGCCGTACGTTTCGAGATGTCGCGCCACGCCGGGATCCTCGACGCGGGGGAGGCGATCTTCCAGGAGACCCGCCACTTCCACGAGGACACCGGCACCACCTCGGCCGGACGGCCGAAGTCCGACGCCGACGACTACCGCTACTTCCCCGAGCCGGATCTCGTCCCGGTCGCGCCGAGCCGCGAATGGGTCGAGGAGCTGCGTGGCACGCTGCCCGAGCCGCCGGCTGAGAAGCGGGCGCGGCTGCAGGCCGAGTGGGGCTACTCCGACCTGGAGATGCGTGACGTGTGGGCCGCCGGTGCGATGACGCTGATCGAGGCGACCGTCGCCGAGGGCGCCTCCGCCCAGGCCGCGCGCAAGTGGTGGATGGCGGAGCTCTCCCGGGCCGCCAACGACCGCGGCGTCGAGCTGGCCGAGGTCGGGGTCACCCCGGCCCAGGTCGCGGAGGTGCAGAAGCTGGTCGACGGCGGTTCGCTGACCGACAAGCTCGCTCGCCAGGTGTTCGAGGGGCTGCTCGCAGGTGAGGGCACGGTCTCCGAGATCATCGACGCCCGCGGCCTCGCCGTCGTCTCCGACGACGGCGCGCTCGGTGCGGCCGTCGATGAGGCGATCGACGCCCAGCCTGCTGTCGCGGAGAAGATCCGCGGCGGCAACCAGGCCGCGGCCGGTGCGCTCATCGGCGCCGTCATGAAGGCGACCGGCGGCAAGGCCGACGCCAAGCGCGTGCGCGAGCTGATCCTGGAGAAGCTCTCCTGA
- the gatA gene encoding Asp-tRNA(Asn)/Glu-tRNA(Gln) amidotransferase subunit GatA: MTLIEKTAAELIDALAAGETTSVELTQAHLDRIAAVDGDVHAFLHIDAEGALSQAAASDARRANGDALHALDGVPIAVKDVLTTTGLPTTCGSKILEGWIPPYDATVVKKIKAAGLPILGKTNMDEFAMGSSTEHSAYGPTKNPWKLDRIPGGSGGGSAAAVAAFEAPLALGTDTGGSIRQPGAVTGTVGVKPTYGSVSRYGLVALANSLDQVGPVTRTVLDSALLHELIGGHDPLDSTSTTTPVTGLVDAARAGATGDLKGVKVGVIKELAGEGWAPDVMAKFNESVDLLTKLGADVVEVSTPSFEHAMAAYYLILPAECSSNLAKFDAMRYGLRVTPDGDPSAEDVMKASRDAGFGDEVKRRIILGTYALSSGYYDAYYGQAQKIRTLIIEDFKKAFEQVDVLVSPTSPSTAFPLGAKLDDPLAMYMQDLATIPANLAGTPGISIPAGVSDADGLPVGVQLLAPVLEDARLYRVGAALEAAIGPVLSIDKLEVAR, translated from the coding sequence GTGACTCTCATCGAGAAGACCGCCGCCGAGCTGATCGACGCGCTCGCCGCCGGCGAGACCACCTCGGTCGAGCTGACCCAGGCCCACCTCGACCGCATCGCGGCGGTCGACGGCGACGTCCACGCCTTCCTGCACATCGACGCCGAGGGTGCGCTGTCCCAGGCTGCCGCCTCCGACGCGCGCCGGGCCAACGGCGACGCGCTGCACGCTCTCGACGGCGTACCGATCGCGGTCAAGGACGTGCTGACCACCACCGGCCTGCCGACGACCTGCGGCTCCAAGATCCTCGAGGGCTGGATCCCGCCCTACGACGCGACCGTGGTCAAGAAGATCAAGGCGGCCGGTCTGCCGATCCTGGGCAAGACCAACATGGACGAGTTCGCGATGGGCTCCTCGACCGAGCACTCGGCGTACGGTCCGACGAAGAACCCGTGGAAGCTCGACCGGATCCCCGGCGGCTCCGGTGGTGGCTCGGCCGCCGCCGTCGCCGCCTTCGAGGCGCCGCTCGCGCTCGGCACCGACACCGGTGGCTCGATCCGTCAGCCGGGTGCCGTCACCGGCACGGTCGGCGTGAAGCCGACCTACGGCTCCGTCTCCCGCTACGGCCTGGTCGCCCTGGCCAACTCGCTGGACCAGGTCGGTCCGGTGACCCGCACGGTCCTCGACAGCGCCCTGCTGCACGAGCTCATCGGCGGCCACGACCCGCTCGACTCCACCTCCACCACGACCCCGGTGACCGGGCTCGTCGACGCCGCCCGTGCGGGCGCGACCGGCGACCTGAAGGGCGTCAAGGTCGGCGTCATCAAGGAGCTGGCCGGCGAGGGCTGGGCGCCCGACGTGATGGCCAAGTTCAACGAGTCGGTCGACCTGCTCACCAAGCTGGGCGCCGACGTCGTCGAGGTCTCCACGCCGAGCTTCGAGCACGCGATGGCGGCCTACTACCTGATCCTGCCGGCGGAGTGCTCCTCCAACCTGGCCAAGTTCGACGCGATGCGCTACGGCCTGCGGGTCACCCCCGACGGCGACCCGAGCGCCGAGGACGTGATGAAGGCCTCGCGTGACGCAGGCTTCGGCGACGAGGTCAAGCGCCGCATCATCCTGGGCACCTACGCGCTGAGCAGCGGCTACTACGACGCCTACTACGGCCAGGCGCAGAAGATCCGCACGCTGATCATCGAGGACTTCAAGAAGGCCTTCGAGCAGGTCGACGTGCTGGTCTCGCCGACGTCCCCGTCGACGGCGTTCCCGCTGGGTGCGAAGCTCGACGACCCGCTCGCGATGTACATGCAGGACCTGGCCACCATTCCGGCCAACCTGGCCGGTACGCCCGGCATCTCCATCCCGGCCGGGGTCTCCGACGCGGACGGGTTGCCCGTCGGCGTACAGCTCCTGGCGCCGGTCCTGGAGGACGCCCGTCTCTACCGCGTCGGTGCCGCCCTCGAGGCCGCCATCGGTCCGGTGCTCTCGATCGACAAGCTGGAGGTGGCCCGATGA
- the gatC gene encoding Asp-tRNA(Asn)/Glu-tRNA(Gln) amidotransferase subunit GatC: protein MPEITRDEVAHLADLARIDLSDAELDHLAPQLQVILESVASIQGLAGDDVPATSHPLPLTNVFREDVVVPGLTPEQALSGAPSVEEQRFAVPRILGDEQ from the coding sequence ATGCCAGAAATCACCCGCGACGAGGTCGCGCACCTGGCCGACCTCGCCCGCATCGACCTCAGCGACGCCGAGCTCGATCACCTTGCCCCGCAGCTGCAGGTGATCCTCGAGTCCGTCGCCTCGATCCAGGGGCTTGCCGGCGACGACGTGCCTGCCACCTCCCACCCGCTTCCGCTGACCAACGTCTTCCGTGAGGACGTCGTCGTGCCCGGTCTGACGCCGGAGCAGGCGCTCTCCGGTGCGCCGAGCGTCGAGGAGCAGCGCTTCGCCGTGCCGAGGATCCTGGGGGACGAGCAGTGA
- a CDS encoding SigE family RNA polymerase sigma factor: protein MARPPTQEQFDEFAQVAWPRLYRSAYLLVGDHASAEDLVQTALAKTYGNWGRVRTLEAAPAYARQVLFNTAMSWFRKASWNRERPTEVLPDLAHENDPTTRSVLLDAVAALPPRQRAVVVLRFYEDLDVRRTADLLGCSEGTVKSQTSFALDKLRTILGDPTLTLEATQ from the coding sequence ATGGCGAGACCCCCAACCCAGGAGCAGTTCGACGAGTTCGCCCAGGTCGCCTGGCCGCGGCTCTATCGTTCCGCCTACCTGCTCGTCGGGGACCATGCCAGTGCGGAGGACCTGGTCCAGACGGCGCTGGCGAAGACCTACGGCAACTGGGGCCGGGTACGCACGCTCGAGGCCGCCCCCGCCTATGCCCGGCAGGTCCTGTTCAACACCGCGATGAGCTGGTTCCGGAAGGCATCGTGGAACCGCGAGCGGCCCACCGAGGTCCTTCCCGACCTGGCTCACGAGAACGATCCGACCACCCGCTCGGTGCTGCTCGACGCGGTCGCCGCGCTGCCTCCGCGCCAGCGCGCCGTCGTGGTCCTCCGCTTCTACGAGGATCTCGACGTACGCCGCACCGCAGACCTCCTCGGCTGCTCGGAGGGCACGGTGAAGAGCCAGACCTCCTTCGCGCTCGACAAGCTCCGCACCATCCTCGGCGACCCGACTCTCACCCTGGAGGCGACCCAGTGA
- a CDS encoding glycosyltransferase, giving the protein MLDALPPLLTVAAVLLVPATVLLFLIRTPRAGSLTAGTTILAAGLTAVAALAVGLLLGQDAVRAAIGGIVLGVSLLAWLPAARDWDVRGLVAWALTIDVGLLYLTYVGLWTVTVHPGAWTTTLSGLLWLLEVFVFVIGVGYLWEMVDVLARRRWRGWPTRGEYHPGWRRPFVSLHVPTHNEPPEMVIETLERMLKLDYDAYEILVIDNNTDDPALWRPVQDFCEQYDGLTFIHLTNWPGFKSGALNYALTRMHPLTEVVGVVDADYHVAPDFLAHNAPLFTDESVAFVQTPQDYRDWDVSPYFRRLYHSYGYFFDVSQVSRNERNGAIFGGTMGLIRASALIRSGGWDEWCITEDAELSLRLLKMGYNGMHVDRSYGRGVMPLTFETLKKQRFRWCFGGVQILRMHWRSLLPGRPTEDNQMTLAQRWAYLVGGLQWFGDLAGALFTFFLISGALDLMLGGGLVVRRLSGLLLIATVALVLFGAARSIALVRLRGGASWRDALGAFGLWLALGVTVARASWLGLVSREGTFLRTPKIKGKPRVRDVVRGNLVESLAAAVCVVLALVVGVRGGATGIALAALLAFQGFGYALAPINSWAAIRSDLPADLRRRRERLWAWSAAAAPAARRGGLVLAFSSVMLAGLVAIAAPVGSPDVPEVGDVHGALEKKSQGEDTEPSGERSPAPEAEEEPTAGPTQAPKAAPSQAGATASTRPTQATDPTPSTAPTRGADPTPAAPTQPGSGGRPTDKPSNGGGPNKAQ; this is encoded by the coding sequence GTGCTCGACGCCCTTCCCCCACTCCTCACGGTCGCCGCGGTCCTGCTGGTCCCGGCGACCGTGCTGTTGTTCCTGATCCGTACGCCGCGTGCCGGCTCGCTCACCGCGGGCACGACGATCCTCGCGGCGGGCCTCACCGCGGTGGCCGCGCTGGCGGTCGGCCTGCTGCTCGGCCAGGACGCCGTCCGTGCGGCGATCGGGGGCATCGTCCTCGGTGTCTCGCTGCTGGCCTGGCTGCCCGCGGCGCGGGACTGGGACGTACGTGGTCTGGTGGCCTGGGCGCTCACCATCGACGTCGGTCTGCTCTACCTGACCTACGTGGGCCTGTGGACGGTCACCGTCCACCCCGGAGCGTGGACGACGACCCTGTCGGGCCTGCTGTGGCTGCTCGAGGTCTTCGTCTTCGTGATCGGCGTGGGCTACCTGTGGGAGATGGTCGACGTGCTCGCCCGGCGACGCTGGCGCGGGTGGCCGACACGCGGTGAGTACCACCCGGGCTGGCGCCGGCCGTTCGTGAGCCTGCACGTGCCCACCCACAACGAGCCGCCCGAGATGGTCATCGAGACGCTCGAGCGGATGCTGAAGCTGGACTACGACGCGTACGAGATCCTGGTCATCGACAACAACACCGACGATCCCGCGTTGTGGCGGCCGGTGCAGGACTTCTGCGAGCAGTACGACGGGCTCACCTTCATCCATCTGACCAACTGGCCGGGGTTCAAGTCCGGGGCCCTCAATTACGCGCTGACCAGGATGCATCCGCTCACCGAGGTCGTCGGTGTCGTCGATGCCGACTACCACGTCGCCCCCGACTTCCTGGCCCACAACGCCCCGCTGTTCACCGACGAGTCGGTCGCCTTCGTGCAGACGCCGCAGGACTACCGGGACTGGGACGTCTCGCCCTACTTCCGCCGCCTCTACCACTCCTACGGCTACTTCTTCGACGTCAGCCAGGTCTCGCGCAACGAGCGCAACGGCGCCATCTTCGGCGGCACCATGGGCCTGATCCGGGCCTCCGCGCTGATCCGGTCCGGCGGCTGGGACGAGTGGTGCATCACCGAGGACGCCGAGCTGTCGCTGCGGCTGCTGAAGATGGGCTACAACGGCATGCACGTCGACCGCTCCTACGGCCGCGGCGTGATGCCGCTGACCTTCGAGACGCTCAAGAAGCAGCGGTTCCGGTGGTGCTTCGGCGGCGTCCAGATCCTCCGGATGCACTGGCGCTCGCTGTTGCCCGGACGTCCCACCGAGGACAACCAGATGACCCTGGCGCAGCGCTGGGCCTACCTCGTCGGCGGGCTGCAGTGGTTCGGCGACCTCGCCGGCGCGCTGTTCACCTTCTTCCTCATCTCGGGCGCGCTCGACCTGATGCTGGGTGGCGGACTGGTCGTACGCCGCCTCTCCGGCCTCCTGCTGATCGCCACCGTCGCGCTGGTGCTCTTCGGCGCGGCCCGCTCGATCGCGCTCGTCCGCCTCCGGGGCGGGGCGTCCTGGCGCGATGCGCTCGGCGCCTTCGGGCTCTGGCTGGCGCTCGGGGTGACCGTCGCCCGGGCCTCCTGGCTCGGACTGGTCTCGCGCGAGGGCACGTTCCTGCGTACGCCGAAGATCAAGGGGAAGCCGCGGGTGCGTGACGTGGTGCGGGGCAACCTGGTCGAGAGTCTTGCGGCCGCCGTCTGCGTGGTCCTGGCGCTCGTGGTCGGGGTGAGGGGTGGGGCGACCGGGATCGCGCTCGCGGCGCTGCTCGCCTTCCAGGGATTCGGCTACGCGCTGGCCCCGATCAACAGCTGGGCGGCGATCCGCAGCGACCTGCCCGCCGACCTGCGCCGCCGTAGGGAGCGGCTCTGGGCGTGGAGCGCGGCCGCCGCGCCCGCTGCTCGGCGCGGGGGACTGGTGCTGGCCTTCAGCTCGGTGATGCTCGCCGGGCTGGTCGCCATCGCGGCGCCGGTGGGCAGCCCGGACGTACCCGAGGTCGGCGACGTCCACGGGGCGCTCGAGAAGAAGTCCCAGGGTGAGGACACGGAGCCGTCGGGCGAACGGAGTCCGGCTCCGGAGGCGGAGGAGGAGCCGACGGCCGGTCCCACCCAGGCTCCGAAAGCGGCGCCCAGCCAGGCCGGAGCGACCGCCAGCACCCGGCCCACCCAGGCCACCGACCCCACGCCCTCCACCGCCCCGACCCGCGGGGCCGACCCGACCCCGGCGGCGCCCACCCAGCCCGGCTCGGGCGGCAGGCCCACCGACAAGCCCTCCAACGGCGGTGGCCCGAACAAGGCGCAGTAG
- the ligA gene encoding NAD-dependent DNA ligase LigA → MNDDLTAEANPEQKSEHQELAEQIEDARYRYYVLDDPTLSDAEFDQKWRRINELEEQFPELRTPDSPTQKVGGTFSTEFTAVDHLQRMESLDNVFSFEELAGWHARIAKDGAGQAELLCELKVDGLAINLLYEKGRLVRALTRGDGRTGEDVTPNVRTIKSIPHRLSGTDEFPVPDLVEVRGEVFLSIEAFDKLNASLVDAGKPMFANPRNSAAGSLRQKDPRVTATRELGMVCHGIGAREGFQPVAQSHAYDALKAWGLPTSNRVKVLKTLEEVEEFIAYFGEHRHDVTEHEIDGVVIKVDDISLQRRLGSTSRAPRWAIAYKYPPEEVNAKLLAIDVGVGRTGRVTPFGVMEPTKVAGSTVERATLHNAHEVKRKDVRPGDTVILRKAGDVIPEILGPVLPLRPEGLPEWVMPTECPACGTTLAEQKEGDKDLRCPNHRGCPAQVRERVFFASGRGAFDIEGMGYEAADALLAAEVITNEGDIFGLDEAGLATTAFFTRAAKKAEKEAGAGDRVINANAVGLLRNLEERKQVPLWRVLVALSIRHVGPSAARALATEFGSLDAIWAASQEELAATEGVGGIIAEAIVEWRQVDWHQEIVDKWRAAGVSLADERDESVARTLEGLTVVVTGSLEDFSRDGAKEAIISRGGKAAGSVSKKTDYVVVGDNAGSKAAKAEELGLPILDEAGFKVLLEAGPTGLG, encoded by the coding sequence GTGAACGATGACCTGACCGCCGAGGCGAACCCTGAGCAGAAGTCCGAGCACCAGGAGCTCGCCGAGCAGATCGAGGACGCTCGCTACCGCTACTACGTGCTCGACGACCCGACGCTCTCCGACGCCGAGTTCGACCAGAAGTGGCGCCGGATCAACGAGCTCGAGGAGCAGTTCCCCGAGCTGCGCACGCCCGACTCGCCGACCCAGAAGGTCGGCGGCACGTTCTCGACGGAGTTCACCGCGGTCGACCACCTGCAGCGGATGGAGTCGCTCGACAACGTCTTCTCCTTCGAGGAGCTGGCGGGCTGGCACGCCCGGATCGCCAAGGACGGCGCCGGCCAGGCCGAGCTGCTCTGCGAGCTCAAGGTCGACGGCCTGGCGATCAACCTGCTCTACGAGAAGGGTCGCCTGGTGCGGGCACTGACCCGGGGCGACGGCCGCACGGGTGAGGACGTCACCCCGAACGTACGCACCATCAAGTCGATCCCGCACCGGCTCAGCGGCACCGACGAGTTCCCGGTGCCCGACCTGGTCGAGGTGCGCGGCGAGGTGTTCCTGTCCATCGAGGCCTTCGACAAGCTCAACGCCTCCCTGGTCGACGCGGGCAAGCCGATGTTCGCCAACCCGCGCAACTCCGCCGCCGGGTCGCTGCGCCAGAAGGACCCGCGGGTGACCGCGACCCGCGAGCTCGGGATGGTCTGCCACGGCATCGGGGCCCGGGAGGGCTTCCAGCCGGTGGCGCAGTCGCATGCGTACGACGCCCTGAAGGCCTGGGGCCTGCCGACCTCCAACCGCGTCAAGGTGCTCAAGACCCTCGAGGAGGTCGAGGAGTTCATCGCCTACTTCGGCGAGCACCGCCACGACGTCACCGAGCACGAGATCGACGGTGTGGTGATCAAGGTCGACGACATCTCGCTGCAGCGCCGGCTCGGCTCCACGAGCCGTGCGCCGCGATGGGCGATCGCCTACAAGTACCCGCCGGAGGAGGTCAACGCCAAGCTGCTCGCGATCGACGTCGGCGTCGGCCGCACCGGCCGGGTCACGCCCTTCGGTGTCATGGAGCCCACCAAGGTCGCCGGGTCGACCGTCGAGCGCGCGACGCTGCACAACGCCCACGAGGTGAAGCGGAAGGACGTACGCCCCGGCGACACCGTCATCCTGCGCAAGGCCGGCGACGTCATCCCCGAGATCCTCGGTCCGGTGCTGCCGTTGCGTCCCGAAGGGCTGCCCGAGTGGGTGATGCCCACCGAGTGCCCCGCGTGCGGCACCACGCTCGCCGAGCAGAAGGAGGGCGACAAGGACCTGCGCTGCCCCAACCACCGCGGCTGCCCGGCGCAGGTGCGGGAGCGGGTCTTCTTCGCCTCCGGCCGGGGCGCCTTCGACATCGAGGGGATGGGCTACGAGGCGGCCGACGCGCTGCTGGCCGCCGAGGTGATCACCAACGAGGGCGACATCTTCGGGCTCGACGAGGCCGGCCTCGCCACCACGGCCTTCTTCACCCGTGCGGCGAAGAAGGCCGAGAAGGAGGCCGGCGCCGGAGACCGGGTCATCAACGCCAACGCCGTGGGCCTGCTGCGCAACCTGGAGGAGCGCAAGCAGGTCCCGCTGTGGCGGGTGCTGGTGGCGCTGTCCATCCGCCACGTCGGTCCGTCCGCGGCTCGTGCGCTGGCCACCGAGTTCGGCTCGCTCGACGCCATCTGGGCGGCCTCCCAGGAGGAGCTCGCCGCCACCGAGGGCGTCGGCGGGATCATCGCCGAGGCCATCGTCGAGTGGCGCCAGGTCGATTGGCACCAGGAGATCGTGGACAAGTGGCGCGCGGCCGGAGTCTCCCTCGCCGACGAGCGCGACGAGTCCGTCGCGCGCACCCTCGAGGGCCTGACCGTCGTGGTCACCGGCTCGCTCGAGGACTTCTCGCGTGACGGTGCCAAGGAGGCGATCATCAGCCGCGGCGGCAAGGCGGCGGGCTCGGTCTCCAAGAAGACCGACTACGTCGTGGTCGGCGACAACGCCGGGTCCAAGGCGGCCAAGGCCGAGGAGCTGGGTCTGCCGATCCTGGACGAGGCGGGGTTCAAGGTCCTGCTGGAGGCCGGGCCGACTGGACTCGGCTAG